Proteins from a genomic interval of Psychrobacter urativorans:
- the dnaX gene encoding DNA polymerase III subunit gamma/tau — translation MTQQYQVLARKYRPKNFHELIGQTHVSQALINAIDYNRLHHAYLFTGTRGVGKTTIARILAKCLNCDRGVTSTPCGVCDNCVAIDQGRFIDLIEIDAASRTKVEDTRELLDNVPYAPSQGRYKVYLIDEVHMLSTHSFNALLKTLEEPPEHVKFLLATTDPQKLPITIISRCLQFVLRPLPQTLLSKHLANILTQEHINYTQPALWQLASAAKGSVRDALSLTDQAIAFGQGALDDVTVNEMLGLIDAADLVRLITDIYNHDKSAVAAHIEQMRAQMVDASSMFDGLAELLHQLALTQLLPEVALNVNEAQAQTINTLAQHISPDVLQLYYEIVVQAREGIKLASTPMQALEMCILRLLAFRPLPVDEMLMTSAAPSINNSNINNNNNSNSSAANETIVAATHELQPYDIDQSNGINSENSIVNTQQVNEVEPYLSKDTIDSSEDLNLDTHNLANNYYAVEREPIAEPIAEPIAEPIAEPIAEPIAEPIAEPIAEPIAEPIAEPERNDSQLINPLDDPRTLLRCLPQELIGEWTPEKWDYWLQSVRETDSLAEDERALARQGIMSGACNGQAVFITGVDSKHLQATFQQLAAKLQQQFPQTEIRLQVDSSITQSKDKTPERRQQQRLLQAEAAAEEKLKRSPVMRYLSERGEGKMGKVELR, via the coding sequence ATGACGCAGCAATATCAAGTCTTAGCGCGTAAATACCGCCCCAAAAATTTCCATGAATTAATCGGGCAAACGCACGTCTCGCAAGCGCTGATTAATGCGATTGACTATAACCGTTTGCATCATGCTTATTTATTTACCGGTACGCGCGGTGTTGGTAAGACCACCATTGCGCGTATTTTAGCCAAGTGTTTGAACTGTGATAGGGGTGTGACGAGCACCCCGTGTGGCGTGTGTGATAACTGCGTGGCGATTGACCAAGGGCGTTTTATTGACCTGATTGAGATTGATGCCGCCTCGCGTACTAAAGTTGAGGACACGCGCGAGCTGCTCGATAATGTGCCGTATGCGCCAAGCCAAGGGCGCTATAAGGTGTACCTGATTGATGAAGTGCATATGCTCTCAACGCATAGCTTTAATGCGCTACTCAAAACATTAGAAGAACCGCCTGAGCATGTGAAGTTTTTGCTCGCGACCACTGATCCACAAAAACTGCCAATTACTATTATTTCACGCTGTTTGCAGTTTGTGCTGCGTCCGCTACCGCAAACTTTACTCAGTAAACATTTGGCTAATATCTTAACCCAAGAGCATATCAATTATACTCAGCCTGCGTTATGGCAGCTCGCAAGTGCAGCAAAAGGCTCAGTACGGGATGCGCTATCACTAACGGATCAAGCGATTGCTTTTGGGCAAGGGGCACTGGATGATGTAACCGTTAATGAAATGCTCGGTCTGATTGATGCGGCAGATTTGGTGCGTTTAATCACTGATATTTATAATCACGATAAGTCGGCAGTTGCGGCACATATTGAGCAAATGCGCGCACAAATGGTTGATGCCAGCAGTATGTTTGATGGGCTTGCCGAGCTGCTCCATCAATTAGCATTAACCCAGCTATTACCTGAAGTAGCACTCAATGTGAATGAAGCGCAAGCGCAAACGATTAATACTTTGGCTCAACATATCAGTCCTGATGTGTTGCAGCTGTACTATGAAATCGTGGTGCAGGCGCGTGAAGGTATTAAGCTGGCGAGTACACCGATGCAAGCACTGGAAATGTGCATTTTGCGTCTGTTAGCGTTTCGTCCATTGCCAGTTGATGAGATGCTGATGACGTCAGCTGCTCCATCTATTAATAATTCAAATATTAATAATAATAATAATTCAAATTCTTCAGCTGCCAATGAAACTATTGTTGCTGCTACGCATGAATTGCAACCTTACGATATTGACCAGAGTAATGGTATTAATAGTGAAAATTCAATAGTAAATACACAACAGGTAAATGAAGTAGAACCGTATTTATCAAAAGATACCATAGATAGCTCTGAAGATTTAAACCTTGATACGCATAACTTAGCAAACAATTACTACGCTGTAGAACGCGAACCAATTGCCGAACCAATTGCCGAACCAATTGCCGAACCAATTGCCGAACCAATTGCCGAACCAATTGCCGAACCAATTGCCGAACCAATTGCCGAACCAATTGCCGAACCAATTGCCGAACCTGAACGAAATGATTCTCAGTTAATCAATCCGCTTGACGATCCGCGTACTTTGCTACGTTGTCTGCCGCAAGAACTTATCGGTGAGTGGACGCCAGAAAAGTGGGATTATTGGCTACAATCGGTTCGTGAAACCGATAGTTTAGCCGAAGATGAACGTGCGCTCGCCCGTCAAGGCATCATGTCAGGAGCGTGTAATGGCCAAGCAGTTTTTATTACTGGCGTTGATAGCAAGCATCTACAAGCGACTTTTCAGCAGCTCGCAGCGAAGTTACAACAGCAGTTTCCGCAAACAGAGATTCGTTTACAGGTAGATAGCAGTATCACGCAGTCTAAGGATAAGACTCCTGAGCGCCGTCAACAGCAACGCTTATTACAAGCAGAGGCAGCCGCAGAAGAAAAGTTAAAACGTTCACCTGTGATGCGTTATTTGAGCGAGCGTGGTGAAGGGAAAATGGGTAAGGTAGAACTAAGGTAA
- the lysS gene encoding lysine--tRNA ligase — protein sequence MSKQSHLDSDQNSAPEDANELIAQLQAKLDEITASGKQPYPNQFKRTDYAQDLQTAFDGISKQEIADNDAKGEKTQVNVAGRVMLNRGAFIVIQDMTGRIQLYVARKELSEETLASIKSLDLGDIIGVSGYVGRSGKGDLYVHIEEFNLLTKALRPMPNKFHGLADIEARYRNRHLDLMTNETTRDAFVIRSQVISGIRQFMLNERFMEVETPMMHPIPGGAVARPFETHHNALDMPLYLRIAPELYLKRLVIGGFEKVFEINRSFRNEGVSTRHNPEFTMIEFYQAYADYHDLMDLTERMFAELADNILGSTELTYQEETISLKAPFARLSMSDAIAQYAEGFDMAHIDDREYLADYVANTLKQQVKDVFGVGKLKTIVFEETAEHQLRQPTFITEYPAETSPLARRSDDNPEITDRFELFVGGRELANGFSELNDPADQAERFRGQVAEKDAGDDEAMHFDADYIEALAYGLPPTAGEGIGIDRLVMLFTDSASIRDVILFPHMRRKLD from the coding sequence ATGTCAAAACAAAGCCACCTAGATTCTGATCAAAATTCAGCCCCAGAAGATGCCAATGAACTTATCGCTCAGCTACAAGCTAAGCTAGATGAGATAACAGCGTCAGGTAAACAGCCGTATCCGAATCAATTTAAACGCACCGATTATGCGCAAGACTTGCAAACGGCGTTTGACGGCATCTCAAAGCAAGAAATTGCTGATAATGATGCGAAAGGTGAGAAAACTCAGGTTAATGTCGCTGGTCGCGTAATGTTAAACCGTGGCGCATTTATCGTTATCCAAGATATGACCGGTCGTATCCAGTTATATGTGGCACGCAAAGAGTTGAGCGAAGAGACACTTGCGAGCATTAAGTCACTAGATTTAGGTGATATTATCGGAGTTTCAGGTTATGTCGGTCGCTCAGGAAAAGGCGATTTATATGTGCATATTGAAGAGTTTAACCTACTCACTAAGGCACTGCGCCCGATGCCAAATAAGTTTCATGGTTTAGCAGATATCGAAGCGCGTTATCGTAACCGTCATTTAGACTTGATGACCAATGAGACGACTCGTGATGCCTTTGTGATTCGTAGCCAAGTGATTAGTGGTATCCGTCAGTTTATGTTGAACGAGCGTTTCATGGAAGTTGAAACGCCAATGATGCATCCGATTCCAGGTGGCGCAGTCGCACGTCCGTTTGAAACACATCATAATGCGCTCGATATGCCGCTATATTTGCGCATTGCGCCTGAGTTATATTTAAAGCGTTTGGTGATTGGCGGGTTTGAAAAAGTATTTGAGATTAATCGCAGCTTCCGTAATGAGGGCGTATCAACGCGTCATAATCCTGAATTTACCATGATTGAGTTCTATCAAGCCTATGCTGATTATCATGACTTGATGGACTTGACTGAGCGTATGTTTGCAGAGTTAGCCGATAATATTTTGGGTAGTACTGAGCTGACGTATCAAGAAGAAACGATTAGCTTAAAAGCACCGTTTGCACGTTTATCAATGTCTGATGCGATTGCGCAATATGCTGAAGGCTTTGATATGGCGCATATTGATGACCGTGAGTATCTAGCGGACTATGTTGCCAATACCTTGAAGCAGCAAGTCAAAGATGTGTTTGGCGTTGGTAAATTAAAAACTATTGTCTTTGAAGAAACCGCTGAACATCAATTGCGTCAGCCAACCTTTATCACTGAATATCCAGCAGAGACTTCTCCATTAGCACGCCGCAGTGATGACAATCCTGAGATTACCGATCGCTTTGAGCTGTTCGTTGGTGGTCGTGAATTGGCGAATGGCTTTAGTGAGTTGAATGACCCTGCTGACCAAGCAGAGCGTTTCCGTGGTCAAGTTGCCGAAAAAGATGCTGGTGACGACGAAGCGATGCATTTTGATGCCGATTACATTGAAGCATTGGCTTATGGTTTACCACCAACGGCAGGTGAGGGTATTGGTATCGACCGTTTAGTGATGCTATTTACCGATTCGGCAAGTATTCGCGATGTGATTTTATTCCCACATATGCGCCGCAAATTAGATTAA
- the prfA gene encoding peptide chain release factor 1 → MKESLRLRLDQMVDRYEEVTALLSDPSVISDNNKFRELSVEHSDLMDITTLWLNYGRAERDQADAEAMLAESDDPDMKEMMQDEIDDARNAIIEMEEELNVMMLPKDPNDKVPAFLEIRAGTGGDEAAIFSGDLFRMYQKYAQTQGWTVEVLSANEGEHGGYKEIITRVSGNSVYGRLKFESGAHRVQRVPETESQGRVHTSACTVAVMPEVEIDDTVDINPADLKMDTFRSSGAGGQHVNTTDSAVRITHIPTGTVVECQQERSQHKNRAHAMKMLVSKIQQAKVQAQVDVADSIRRDLVGSGDRSERIRTYNFPQGRMTDHRINLTLYKLDAIMEGDMDELLDALLREHQADLMASIGGND, encoded by the coding sequence ATGAAAGAATCCTTGCGCTTACGCTTAGACCAGATGGTAGACCGCTATGAAGAGGTGACCGCTTTATTGTCCGATCCTAGTGTCATCAGCGATAATAATAAATTCCGTGAGCTGTCGGTTGAGCACAGCGACTTGATGGATATCACCACGCTATGGTTAAATTATGGACGCGCCGAACGCGACCAAGCGGATGCTGAAGCCATGCTAGCAGAGTCTGATGACCCTGACATGAAAGAGATGATGCAAGACGAGATTGATGATGCGCGCAATGCCATTATTGAGATGGAAGAAGAACTTAACGTGATGATGCTGCCAAAAGATCCTAACGATAAAGTACCTGCTTTCTTAGAGATTCGTGCAGGAACGGGCGGTGATGAAGCGGCGATATTCTCTGGTGATTTATTCCGTATGTATCAAAAATATGCGCAAACTCAAGGTTGGACGGTAGAAGTATTGTCAGCCAATGAGGGCGAGCATGGCGGTTATAAAGAAATTATTACCCGCGTATCTGGCAACAGTGTGTATGGTCGACTCAAGTTTGAATCTGGCGCGCACCGTGTGCAACGTGTACCGGAAACAGAAAGCCAAGGTCGCGTACATACCTCCGCCTGTACTGTTGCCGTAATGCCAGAAGTTGAGATTGATGATACAGTTGATATTAATCCTGCGGATTTAAAAATGGATACCTTTCGCTCCAGTGGCGCGGGCGGTCAGCACGTGAATACCACCGATTCAGCGGTACGTATCACCCACATCCCAACTGGCACTGTGGTAGAGTGTCAACAAGAGCGTAGCCAACATAAAAACCGCGCCCATGCCATGAAAATGCTGGTTTCCAAAATTCAGCAAGCCAAAGTGCAAGCGCAAGTCGATGTTGCTGATTCTATTCGCCGTGATTTGGTGGGTAGTGGTGACCGTAGTGAGCGTATTCGTACTTATAATTTCCCGCAAGGTCGCATGACTGATCACCGTATTAATCTGACGCTTTATAAGCTGGATGCGATTATGGAAGGCGATATGGACGAGTTGCTTGATGCGCTATTACGTGAGCACCAAGCGGACCTAATGGCAAGTATCGGTGGTAATGACTAA
- a CDS encoding beta-ketoacyl-ACP synthase III produces the protein MTTCITGTGLYIPPYSISNEELVTSFNQYVDNYNVEHADEIAAETLPALQHSSAEFIEKVSGIKSRYVMEKEGILNPEIMAPVIAHRDMDTELSVMAEMGTAALLAALKDAGLEPNDLDGIILACSNFPRTYPALSIEIQNAIGMVGGFAFDMNVACSAATFGLAQAQGTIATGLAKRVAMVNVEITSAHLNWRNRDSHFIFGDVATACIIEDVDTPKGYEILNAKLFTQFSTNIKNEYGFMDRSEYLAAGTDMYPDLKSPVTSKLFNQNGRKVFREVCPKVSEIILEHLNDNNIPPSDVKMMWLHQANANMIDLILRTVMGKEADKAIAPSVIAEFANTSSSSPMVVFHRYKDALKSGDLGVMCSFGAGYSIGSVLVRKV, from the coding sequence ATGACGACTTGTATCACCGGCACCGGTCTGTACATTCCCCCTTATAGCATTAGTAATGAAGAACTGGTCACGTCATTTAATCAGTATGTTGATAATTATAATGTAGAGCACGCTGATGAGATAGCAGCAGAAACGTTGCCTGCGCTTCAGCACTCATCCGCTGAATTTATCGAAAAGGTATCGGGCATTAAATCACGCTATGTGATGGAAAAAGAAGGGATTTTAAACCCTGAAATCATGGCGCCTGTTATTGCGCATCGTGATATGGATACAGAATTGTCCGTGATGGCAGAGATGGGCACGGCGGCATTGTTAGCGGCGCTAAAAGATGCCGGCTTAGAGCCTAATGATTTAGATGGTATTATTCTTGCGTGTTCGAACTTTCCGCGCACGTATCCTGCGTTATCTATTGAGATTCAGAATGCCATTGGTATGGTTGGCGGTTTTGCGTTTGATATGAACGTGGCGTGTAGCGCGGCAACCTTTGGTCTAGCACAGGCGCAAGGTACTATAGCAACGGGCTTGGCAAAACGTGTGGCGATGGTGAACGTTGAGATTACCTCAGCGCATTTGAACTGGCGCAATCGTGACAGCCATTTTATTTTCGGCGATGTTGCAACGGCTTGTATTATTGAAGATGTAGATACGCCTAAAGGCTATGAGATTTTGAATGCCAAACTGTTCACGCAGTTTTCAACCAATATTAAAAACGAATACGGTTTTATGGATCGCTCAGAGTACTTAGCTGCGGGTACGGATATGTATCCTGATCTTAAATCACCGGTTACCAGTAAGCTATTTAACCAAAATGGTCGTAAAGTCTTCCGTGAAGTGTGCCCAAAAGTTTCTGAAATCATTCTTGAACACTTGAATGATAATAATATACCACCGAGTGACGTTAAGATGATGTGGCTACATCAAGCCAACGCCAATATGATAGATCTTATCTTGCGTACGGTAATGGGTAAAGAAGCGGATAAAGCCATTGCCCCAAGCGTGATTGCAGAATTTGCCAATACCAGCTCATCAAGTCCAATGGTTGTTTTCCATCGTTACAAAGATGCGTTAAAGTCAGGCGATTTAGGCGTGATGTGCTCATTCGGTGCAGGTTATTCTATTGGTTCCGTATTGGTACGTAAAGTTTAA
- the pnuC gene encoding nicotinamide riboside transporter PnuC, translated as MGEILNWLFSQYADYPTLFIGLELVAVIFGVASVLLASKTNILVFPIGIISTAIFVYLLWEWQLFGDMFINAYYTAMSLYGWVNWSKNKVSTDEVNENPDRQPSDNLSIEHIQSRDIPILSVLATVTTAFVALIYYFRPVINNNFSFDGAVLGLHLFTWVDYTDMLTTALFLMAMWLMASRKIEHWLLWIVADAISVPLYFHKGLTFTALQYVVFTFIAIWAYYEWQRRYRVQFNAAYA; from the coding sequence ATGGGAGAGATTTTGAACTGGCTATTTAGCCAGTATGCTGACTATCCTACACTATTTATTGGTCTTGAATTAGTCGCTGTGATATTTGGGGTGGCAAGCGTGTTACTTGCTAGCAAAACCAATATTTTAGTCTTTCCTATTGGCATTATTAGTACTGCTATTTTTGTTTATTTGCTATGGGAATGGCAACTGTTTGGCGATATGTTCATCAATGCCTATTATACTGCCATGAGTCTATATGGTTGGGTCAATTGGTCAAAGAATAAAGTGAGTACTGATGAGGTTAATGAAAATCCAGACAGACAGCCGTCAGACAACTTGTCTATTGAGCATATTCAATCAAGAGATATACCCATTCTGTCTGTATTAGCCACCGTGACGACTGCCTTTGTGGCACTGATTTATTATTTCCGTCCGGTTATTAATAACAACTTTAGCTTTGATGGCGCGGTGCTCGGTTTGCATTTATTCACGTGGGTCGATTACACCGATATGCTGACTACCGCGCTATTTTTAATGGCAATGTGGCTAATGGCAAGCCGTAAAATCGAACATTGGCTCTTATGGATCGTGGCTGATGCCATCTCAGTACCGCTGTATTTTCATAAAGGTTTAACTTTCACTGCACTACAGTACGTGGTGTTTACCTTCATTGCAATCTGGGCATACTATGAATGGCAACGACGTTACCGCGTTCAATTTAACGCAGCATACGCCTAA
- a CDS encoding AAA family ATPase, with product MTVAILGAESTGKTTLCRDLAAHFGCPWVPEYMRTYLQEKWDNEQKTCTWEDLLPIAEGQTALENKLALQAQQTSGYLICDTSLFELMVYADWYYGNCPDALTNAALAHHYDLVLLTEVDIPWVADDLRDSPHEREDISARFAAELTRHHKSFLRIGGDREERVQQVVQWLEAFHS from the coding sequence ATGACTGTGGCAATCTTGGGCGCAGAAAGCACGGGCAAAACTACCTTATGTCGCGATTTAGCCGCGCATTTTGGGTGCCCTTGGGTGCCAGAATATATGCGTACTTATTTACAAGAAAAATGGGATAATGAGCAAAAAACCTGTACTTGGGAGGATTTGCTACCGATAGCAGAAGGTCAAACAGCGCTAGAAAATAAGCTAGCCTTACAAGCACAGCAGACAAGTGGTTATTTAATTTGTGATACCAGTTTGTTTGAATTGATGGTTTATGCCGATTGGTATTATGGCAACTGCCCCGATGCTTTAACTAATGCAGCGCTCGCTCATCATTATGATTTGGTATTGCTAACCGAAGTCGATATTCCATGGGTCGCTGACGATTTGCGCGACAGTCCGCACGAACGTGAAGACATAAGCGCACGTTTTGCCGCCGAACTGACTCGACATCACAAATCGTTTCTGCGGATTGGCGGTGATAGAGAGGAGCGCGTTCAGCAGGTCGTGCAGTGGCTTGAGGCGTTTCATAGCTAG
- a CDS encoding response regulator, with translation MQKPRIAFIDDEPRILRSLKMHFRQSHEVFTTTDATELMTYINTHEVQVVISDQRMPDKQGTEVLREVRDASPNTIRILLTGYADLNAVIDSVNEGEIYRYITKPWQNDELKKIVNKATEIAQQTHGIDPHQTLEFSSNNHSKHNSNKRHILVLDDDKNVYLQIKNNFSPAYTVSWANSLEQAAELLQRNKFGVTIADVTLNQENITPIIYALKNIQPDLIVLMLTEFKDAHMVIDLINKGQIFRCLPRPTNLAMMGISLNRAYDYHEKMVQQPVLAIRHHVEEVPLLESFSFSDKLKGFFLNFKSWRKDK, from the coding sequence ATGCAAAAACCAAGAATAGCTTTTATTGACGATGAACCGCGCATTTTACGCAGTCTCAAAATGCACTTTCGGCAGTCGCATGAGGTGTTCACCACCACTGATGCCACCGAGCTGATGACGTATATCAACACTCACGAGGTACAAGTAGTCATCAGCGACCAACGTATGCCTGATAAGCAAGGAACAGAAGTGCTGCGTGAGGTCAGAGATGCCTCACCGAACACCATTCGCATATTATTAACAGGCTATGCTGATTTAAATGCCGTGATTGATTCAGTCAATGAGGGCGAAATATACCGCTACATTACCAAGCCTTGGCAAAATGATGAGCTTAAAAAAATCGTCAATAAAGCCACTGAAATTGCCCAGCAAACCCACGGTATCGACCCACACCAAACACTTGAATTTAGCAGCAATAATCATAGTAAACATAACAGTAATAAGCGTCATATCTTAGTGCTTGATGACGATAAAAATGTCTATTTACAGATAAAAAATAATTTTAGTCCAGCATATACGGTGAGTTGGGCGAATAGCCTTGAGCAAGCAGCTGAGCTACTACAACGCAACAAGTTCGGTGTGACGATTGCGGACGTGACCCTGAATCAAGAGAACATTACACCGATCATCTATGCATTAAAAAATATCCAGCCTGATCTTATAGTCTTAATGCTCACAGAGTTTAAAGATGCACATATGGTGATTGATTTGATTAATAAAGGTCAGATATTTCGCTGTCTACCGCGCCCAACCAATTTGGCAATGATGGGTATCAGCCTTAATCGCGCCTATGATTATCATGAAAAAATGGTGCAGCAACCCGTTCTTGCTATCCGCCACCATGTGGAAGAAGTGCCGCTTCTCGAATCCTTTAGCTTTTCTGATAAGCTTAAAGGCTTTTTCTTGAACTTTAAGAGTTGGCGTAAAGATAAATAG
- a CDS encoding ATP-binding protein has protein sequence MSIAKQFGSITTRMLIILALAFLLIIMMVSWVIETQGKPRISAMTSEIVVETGNEMINSITASINHVDGLAKATSAISGGLPKDNALYEQTIGNLMRQTDARIVGGGVWLDPNRYAEGQERQSFVWSRDQSGVMQRVERYDNESQTPNPYYRDWWYIPAMYARHDHCVWSRAYVDPVSNYPMMTCVKALYDSRNQAFDGVVSFNLLLDNLDEAINKWQERVGGYIFLVDLDNRFLTFPDKSIVTQVTADNPQGEMMTASQLATTNPAFVPIAASLDAVNRELINEAIAKDEGRYTLAARSVLSTTNMNKISEQESQLLSALLLLNVDQGFNLVDSHLVDTVTVPNDFVLQQPATAFIFRMPFTYWKMVIVKPNSDMMSVANALSSQLIRTMLLGFLPILLLTAWVFRRYFTRPLKHMADAVAVMGTLIEQKQYQKLSAHKLPISNVTEIQVISDKTNQLIDRVVENEGALAEINVHLEKQVAARTQDLQQAMDELKASQVQLVRSEKMATLGQMVAGVAHEVNTPLGYVRSNLELVGDNLMRFDELIHHTEQLLCALNDPQSDKQQVDNCIAMTLQCCDDIREDEVSDDLAHLVKDGLYGVDQIAELVVSLRDFSRIDEAKIKDIDINACINNSLVMARNNLKTLTVVTNLAELPLVQCNPSQINQVLLNLFNNAAQAIPADKKGELRIVSYLMDNTVVVSVADNGNGIKEDSLNRIFEPFFTTKKAGEGTGLGLAIATQIIEQHGGSIKVTSNIGQGTTFTLRLPIQQAAHHDQQAPKILFAS, from the coding sequence ATGAGTATAGCCAAGCAGTTTGGCAGTATTACCACGCGCATGCTGATTATTTTAGCGTTGGCTTTTTTACTCATTATTATGATGGTGTCTTGGGTCATTGAAACCCAAGGTAAGCCGCGTATTTCAGCGATGACGTCAGAGATAGTGGTTGAAACGGGTAATGAGATGATTAATAGCATCACCGCGAGTATCAACCATGTGGATGGATTGGCGAAAGCCACCAGTGCCATTAGTGGTGGGCTGCCAAAAGATAATGCCCTATACGAGCAAACGATTGGCAACCTAATGCGCCAAACTGATGCCAGAATCGTCGGCGGTGGCGTATGGCTTGATCCTAATAGATATGCCGAGGGACAGGAACGTCAGTCCTTTGTCTGGTCGCGCGACCAATCTGGGGTCATGCAGCGGGTAGAGCGTTATGACAATGAATCCCAAACTCCTAATCCCTACTACCGCGACTGGTGGTATATTCCAGCGATGTACGCCCGCCATGATCACTGTGTTTGGAGCCGTGCTTATGTCGATCCTGTCAGTAACTATCCGATGATGACCTGTGTCAAGGCGCTCTATGACAGTCGTAATCAAGCGTTCGATGGCGTGGTGTCATTCAATCTATTGTTAGATAACCTCGACGAGGCGATTAACAAATGGCAGGAGCGCGTAGGGGGTTATATATTCTTAGTGGATTTAGACAATCGGTTTTTGACTTTTCCGGATAAATCTATCGTCACACAGGTGACCGCTGATAACCCTCAAGGTGAGATGATGACAGCCAGTCAGCTTGCTACCACCAATCCTGCCTTTGTTCCTATTGCTGCTAGCTTAGATGCCGTCAACCGTGAGCTGATTAATGAAGCCATTGCTAAAGATGAAGGTCGTTATACGCTCGCGGCGCGTAGTGTTTTAAGCACAACCAATATGAATAAAATCAGTGAGCAAGAGTCCCAATTACTCTCAGCCCTGCTCCTACTCAATGTTGACCAAGGCTTTAATCTGGTAGACAGCCACTTGGTAGATACCGTTACTGTACCTAATGATTTTGTACTTCAGCAGCCCGCCACCGCCTTTATCTTTCGTATGCCGTTCACCTATTGGAAAATGGTCATTGTCAAGCCTAATAGCGATATGATGAGCGTAGCAAATGCACTCTCTAGTCAGCTGATTCGCACCATGCTACTAGGATTTCTGCCTATTCTGCTGCTGACCGCATGGGTCTTTCGCCGTTACTTTACGCGACCGTTGAAACATATGGCAGATGCGGTAGCGGTCATGGGGACATTAATTGAGCAAAAGCAATATCAAAAACTCAGTGCTCATAAATTACCAATCTCGAATGTCACTGAAATTCAAGTAATTAGCGATAAAACCAACCAGCTCATTGACCGCGTGGTCGAAAACGAAGGTGCGCTTGCCGAAATTAACGTCCATCTCGAAAAACAAGTCGCTGCTCGTACGCAAGATTTGCAGCAAGCCATGGATGAATTAAAAGCCTCACAAGTACAACTGGTACGCTCAGAAAAAATGGCAACGTTAGGACAGATGGTCGCAGGCGTTGCGCACGAGGTCAATACACCATTGGGTTATGTGCGTAGTAACCTTGAACTGGTAGGCGATAATCTCATGCGCTTTGACGAGCTGATACATCATACTGAGCAGTTATTGTGTGCCTTAAATGATCCGCAATCCGACAAACAACAAGTCGATAACTGCATTGCCATGACCTTGCAATGCTGTGATGACATTAGAGAAGATGAAGTCAGTGATGACCTTGCGCATTTGGTCAAAGATGGGCTGTATGGTGTCGACCAGATCGCCGAATTGGTGGTCAGCTTACGTGATTTTTCGCGTATTGATGAGGCTAAAATTAAAGACATTGATATTAATGCCTGTATCAATAACTCGCTGGTCATGGCGCGTAATAACTTAAAAACGCTCACAGTCGTGACGAATTTGGCAGAGCTGCCTTTGGTTCAGTGTAATCCCTCCCAAATCAATCAAGTGCTGCTCAATTTATTTAATAATGCCGCCCAAGCCATTCCTGCTGATAAAAAAGGCGAGCTGCGTATCGTCTCATACCTAATGGACAACACCGTAGTCGTGAGTGTCGCTGATAATGGCAACGGTATTAAAGAAGATAGCTTAAACCGTATCTTTGAGCCATTTTTCACCACTAAAAAAGCGGGCGAAGGCACAGGCTTAGGACTGGCAATTGCTACCCAAATTATCGAACAGCATGGCGGCAGTATCAAGGTGACCTCGAACATCGGGCAGGGTACAACCTTTACCCTCCGTTTACCAATTCAGCAAGCTGCTCATCATGACCAGCAAGCACCAAAAATCTTATTTGCAAGCTAA